In the Carboxydothermus hydrogenoformans Z-2901 genome, ATTTTTTTGGTTTTGCTTTACTTCCTGAGCAATATCGCGAACTACCGATTCAATAACATCCATTCTTTTGTTTAGTTCTTCTCTTAATTCCGCAATTTGTCTTTCGGTTTGCTCGCGATGAGCTTGTTGAATTTCAGCAAGCAATTGAAGCTTTCTATTTACTTCCTCAATTAAAGTAGCATTTTTAGAAATATCTTGTTTCATTCCCTGCATTTCTTGCCTTATGTCTTGTATCTCTTGTTTCATTCCCTGCATCTCTTGCCGTACATCTTGTATTTCTTGCTTCATTCCCTGCATCTCTTGCTGTAAATCTTTTATTTCTTGCTTCATTCCCTGCATCTCTTGCCTTAATCCCTGAACATCATTTGCTATTTGCTGTAAAACAACCATAATTTGGTCATCCATAATTAAATCACCTCTTACCTTTGATTATACAACCATAAAAACATTTTTTCTATAAATTTTCCTGTTTAGAATTGGAAATTTTTAAAGCTTCAACTTCCTTTTTTAAAGCTTTAACTTCCCGAACCATTTTAAAATAAACCCCAAAGCCAAGTAAAATTGCCGTAACAACTCCGGCAAGAGCTGAAAGGAAAATCACTAAAACCAGCGGTATTTCCGGCAAACTCCAGGCCAGAAAATTGATCGCAACCGCTGTCTGGTTTTGAAAAGCAAAAACCGTAATCAAGATTGCGAAAATTAAAGCTAAAATAAAATAAGCCTGTCCTTTAGACATAAAAGGCACCTCACTCAAAAAGTTTTATAATCTCGGCCATTTCATAGTTACCGTAAACACCGGGCTTTTTTAGCAAATAGGCCGCAATTTCTTCCTTGGTTAAATTATATGTTTCTTTTATGCCATAGCCAATGGTTTTTAAATATTTTTTCGATGGACGAGAAGCCAAATATTTGGCAGAAGAAGTAAAAGTAAACATCGGATAACCTTCTTCCTCCCCCAAATATATCACTAAATCATACCAGCTAGTGACAATATTTTGTGATACTTTTCTTCGGCAGCAGTCTTTAGGTTAATACCATCCAAATTTTTATTCCCAGAACTTTGACCATTTTCTTGAGCTAAAACATCTATAAACTGATTAACTGTGATTAAATAACCTCGTTCTAATGCAGGACTAACTGTTAGGTGCCAATCTTTTTAACTCGTTTTCTGCCGGAATAAGCTTAGTCTCATATTCTTCAATTTTAAAATTTAACCTTTCCAGCGCTCTCTCCATTTCTTTAATGCGGGAAAGAAGTTTCTCCCGTTGCTCGATAAGGATTTGTTTTC is a window encoding:
- a CDS encoding LapA family protein, giving the protein MSKGQAYFILALIFAILITVFAFQNQTAVAINFLAWSLPEIPLVLVIFLSALAGVVTAILLGFGVYFKMVREVKALKKEVEALKISNSKQENL